In one Cyprinus carpio isolate SPL01 chromosome B2, ASM1834038v1, whole genome shotgun sequence genomic region, the following are encoded:
- the LOC109103061 gene encoding M-phase-specific PLK1-interacting protein-like: protein MQRPQFRHPLQGSGPRAAGFRSPPPAFDRTGGMFPSPPWAFSNPPPPFGPRFGQRSPNTPPREFGGNRGGGGGGGGKYFNGRSPAHTPRRSSPSPRGAPFGRSPYESPRRHSGYQGSPRTSTPFGSAHGRERGTNDMEKYYKPSMLQDPWADLQPISVTQTQSKCNPKLTNTSRQGRYYN from the exons ATGCAACGACCACAGTTTCGCCATCCCCTCCAGGGCTCAGGTCCGCGGGCCGCAGGCTTCCGCAGCCCGCCTCCAGCCTTCGACAGGACAGGGGGTATGTTTCCATCGCCTCCGTGGGCATTTTCAAACCCACCGCCGCCGTTTGGACCTAGATTTGGACAGCGTTCTCCCAATACCCCACCGAGAGAGTTTGGTGGTAACAGAGGCGGCGGCGGCGGTGGTGGTGGGAAGTATTTTAACGGTCGGTCTCCGGCTCACACCCCGCGCAGATCGAGCCCCAGTCCCCGCGGCGCACCGTTCGGACGCTCGCCGTATGAGAGTCCCAGACGACACTCTGGATATCAG GGTTCACCACGGACATCTACACCGTTTGGGTCAGCGCATGGCAGGGAGAGAGGGACAAATGATATGGAAAAATATTACAAACCATCAATGCTCCAAGATCCCTGGGCTGACCTACAGCCCATCTCAGTTACACAAACTCAGTCTAAATGCAACCCCAAACTAACCAATACAAGCAGACAAGGGAGGTactacaattaa
- the LOC109103059 gene encoding ras-related protein Ral-A-like, giving the protein MAANRNALALHKVIMVGSGGVGKSALTLQFMYDEFVEDYEPTKADSYRKKVVLDGEEVQIDILDTAGQEDYAAIRDNYFRSGEGFLCVFSITESESFAATADFREQILRVKEEENVPFLLVGNKSDLEDRRQVGVEEAKARADQWAVSYVETSAKTRANVDKVFFDLMREIRARKMEEGKEKNGKKKRKSLAKRIRERCCIL; this is encoded by the exons ATGGCTGCTAACAGGAATGCTTTGGCCCTTCACAAAGTAATAATGGTGGGCAGCGGTGGCGTGGGCAAGTCAGCACTAACACTGCAATTCATGTATGATGAg TTTGTGGAAGACTATGAGCCCACCAAAGCTGACAGCTACAGAAAAAAGGTGGTTCTGGATGGAGAGGAAGTTCAGATCGACATCCTCGACACAGCAGGACAGGAGGACTATGCTGCCATTCGGGACAATTACTTCCGCAGCGGAGAGGGATTTCTCTGCGTGTTCTCCATCACAGAATCTGAATCCTTTGCTGCTACTGCTGATTTCAG AGAACAGATCCTTCGGGTAAAAGAGGAGGAGAACGTACCTTTCCTGCTGGTGGGAAATAAGTCAGACTTGGAGGACCGGCGGCAAGTCGGGGTGGAGGAGGCCAAGGCCAGAGCAGATCAGTGGGCAGTCAGCTACGTCGAGACTTCTGCCAAAACCCGTGCCAACGTAGATAAG GTGTTTTTTGATCTCATGCGTGAAATCAGAGCCAGAAAAATGGAAGAGGGCAaagagaaaaatggaaaaaagaagaggaaaagttTGGCAAAGAGAATCCGAGAAAGATGTTGCATTTTATAA